Proteins co-encoded in one Metabacillus sp. KUDC1714 genomic window:
- the qoxD gene encoding cytochrome aa3 quinol oxidase subunit IV translates to MTNNTSNHNHFPWSQVIGFILSIVLTFLAVWLGLYTDLPLNTIIIIVFGLAFLQAAIQLFMFMHVSEGESGVWQVGKMISAALIAIIIVVGTVWVMTSMH, encoded by the coding sequence ATGACAAATAATACAAGTAATCATAACCATTTTCCGTGGTCACAAGTTATTGGTTTCATCTTATCAATTGTTTTAACATTTCTAGCGGTTTGGTTGGGTCTATACACAGACTTACCATTAAATACAATTATAATTATTGTATTCGGCCTTGCATTTCTCCAAGCTGCTATTCAGTTATTTATGTTCATGCACGTATCTGAAGGCGAAAGTGGTGTTTGGCAGGTAGGTAAGATGATATCTGCAGCATTAATTGCAATCATCATCGTTGTAGGAACAGTTTGGGTTATGACATCTATGCACTAA